AGCGAAATTGTAGAAATGGGAAATGTTGATTTTAATTATCAATTTACTCAGATTCAGGTTCCGGTTTCAGTAAAATACTATTTTATTCCAAAATTTTCTGCTTCTGCAGGAATGAATTTCGGTTTTAATCTTTCTGAAAAAGTTAAAACCGATGAAATTGTAAATGGTACAGATTCTCAGGATTTAGTTGGCTATAAAACGCTAAACCTCTTCCCTTTTCTTGGTGCAGAATATAAAATAACAGATAAAATTTTTGTTGACGCGCGATACAACTTCAACTTTTTTGACACACACAAAAATGGTTTTGAAACAAAAATTGGTTTTCTGCAAGCTGGTTTAGGATATAGATTTAATTAAAACATACAAGAGAAACTCAAAAGGTTTCTCTTTTTATTTGGAATACTTATTGAAAGATTTA
Above is a genomic segment from Chryseobacterium mulctrae containing:
- a CDS encoding porin family protein is translated as MTKNFFLALSVTISGLISAQTQESTSDADFKFGVKAGYSLSNMKFFDDKLDSKSYFYAGFVAEKPLSSKVGIQAEVLYTQIGGTDSLPLVQLIGSEIVEMGNVDFNYQFTQIQVPVSVKYYFIPKFSASAGMNFGFNLSEKVKTDEIVNGTDSQDLVGYKTLNLFPFLGAEYKITDKIFVDARYNFNFFDTHKNGFETKIGFLQAGLGYRFN